In the Malaya genurostris strain Urasoe2022 chromosome 1, Malgen_1.1, whole genome shotgun sequence genome, one interval contains:
- the LOC131438833 gene encoding uncharacterized protein LOC131438833 isoform X2, producing MTQQLEYIAFVEENNIQKLESPDSSPHDLNISFGTVEVIDCIDADIEKIEHRVGTSKKKLTLLSPSHLRVLLEQTDYGKQILKHATTHKLSDAGQKLVVNTVAQFHLSLGRKTTAEIINDLSDVIICVFPKESKETYYLPKAGRSNPGGKLFSRINYIKQSERQRANKEAAHIASIIEDDSKSLELTTEEESAVQWLNQNISPWSTVLTLWEISFRARKQYLKQSNRVQQLINEYPQLQEEFGYQLLDIDYRNLGLGDPSECFKKWDTIFEPVAQYVNKNAKDPSSKRLLQGLRDASYSSDIRLLHLLHALSTVLIPVKASKGFKPTISVAQSDTFLLANSRDSGRTKLHDTLQILENLKLPASPKLVVIGESLETVTGQCYVIYKNLEYELPTIKRGLDVQLKLQIVLGLPVSSLSKLVWNFIEKFVYGLDPPHGSYLSVIKLADFLKNDNNNNSV from the exons ATGACACAGCAATTAGAATATATTGCTTTTGTTGAGGAAAATAACATCCAGAAATTGGAATCTCCGGACTCGTCTCCTCACGACTTAAATATTTCGTTTGGAACTGTAGAGGTCATTGATTGTATTGATGCTGATATCGAG AAGATAGAGCACAGAGTCGGAACCTCAAAAAAAAAGCTTACCCTTTTGTCACCATCCCATCTGCGCGTTCTTTTAGAACAAACCGACTATGGCAAACAAATATTAAAACACGCTACAACGCATAAGCTTTCCGATGCTGGCCAAAAACTAGTTGTGAACACAGTTGCACAATTTCATTTATCCTTAGGACGCAAAACAACAGCAGAAATAATTAATGATCTCAGCGACGTGATTATTTGTGTATTTCCTAAAGAGTCAAAG GAAACCTATTACTTGCCGAAAGCAGGacgatcgaacccaggtgggaagCTGTTTAGCCGAATCAATTATATAAAGCAGTCCGAACGTCAAAGAGCCAATAAAGAAGCTGCACATATTGCTTCCATAATTGAAGATGATTCAAAGTCTCTAGAGTTGACTACGGAAGAGGAAAGCGCAGTGCAGTGGCTCAACCAAAACATTTCTCCTTGGTCAACCGTACTCACACTGTGGGAAATTAGTTTCAGAGCGAGGAAGCAATATTTGAAGCAATCTAATCGCGTGCAGCAGCTGATCAACGAATACCCGCAATTGCAAGAAGAGTTCGGATATCAATTG TTGGACATTGATTATCGAAACCTTGGTTTGGGTGATCCAAGTGAATGTTTTAAAAAGTGGGATACTATTTTCGAGCCAGTTGCACAGTATGTGAATAAGAATGCAAAAGATCCATCGTCAAAGCGCTTGTTGCAAGGTTTAAGAGATGCCAGTTATTCTTCCG ACATACGTTTGCTTCATCTTCTCCATGCTTTGAGTACAGTGCTTATTCCTGTTAAGGCATCAAAGGGATTCAAACCAACAATATCGGTTGCACAATCGGATACTTTCCTGTTGGCTAATAGCAGAGATTCAGGCCGAACAAAACTCCATGATACACTGCAAATATTGGAGAATCTAAAGCTACCTGCTTCTCCAAAATTGGTAGTAATAGGTGAATCTTTGGAAACCGTTACGGGGCAATGCTACGTTATTTACAAAAACCTCGAGTATGAGTTGCCTACTATTAAGCGTGGGCTTGACGTACAATTGAAGCTACAGATAGTGCTAGGTTTACCGGTCTCGAGCCTTTCCAAATTGGTTTGGAATTTCATAGAGAAATTCGTGTATGGATTAGATCCACCGCATGGTAGCTATTTATCTGTAATCAAATTAGCCGATTTCTTGAAAaatgacaacaacaacaattccGTGTAA
- the LOC131438833 gene encoding uncharacterized protein LOC131438833 isoform X1: MHSSNTTYDIYNSLLCENIIIIPYKSSQVVKMENEDTVVLNEHILLQDFVESAPSEACKLLFKNSKLQLRELIDCREKEIYSLASKYSVLPQIVWNWIADWRKRNQLEYIAFVEENNIQKLESPDSSPHDLNISFGTVEVIDCIDADIEKIEHRVGTSKKKLTLLSPSHLRVLLEQTDYGKQILKHATTHKLSDAGQKLVVNTVAQFHLSLGRKTTAEIINDLSDVIICVFPKESKETYYLPKAGRSNPGGKLFSRINYIKQSERQRANKEAAHIASIIEDDSKSLELTTEEESAVQWLNQNISPWSTVLTLWEISFRARKQYLKQSNRVQQLINEYPQLQEEFGYQLLDIDYRNLGLGDPSECFKKWDTIFEPVAQYVNKNAKDPSSKRLLQGLRDASYSSDIRLLHLLHALSTVLIPVKASKGFKPTISVAQSDTFLLANSRDSGRTKLHDTLQILENLKLPASPKLVVIGESLETVTGQCYVIYKNLEYELPTIKRGLDVQLKLQIVLGLPVSSLSKLVWNFIEKFVYGLDPPHGSYLSVIKLADFLKNDNNNNSV, translated from the exons ATGCATTCCTCAAACACAACTTATGATATTTATAACAGTCTACTTTGTGAAAATATCATAATTATTCCTTATAAAAGCAGTCAAGTCGTAAAAATGGAAAACGAAGACACCGTTGTTTTAAACGAGCACATTTTGCTTCAAGACTTTGTGGAAAGCGCACCATCTGAAGCGTGCAAAttactttttaaaaattcaaaattacaattGAGAGAGTTGATCGACTGCAGAGAAAAAGAAATATATTCGTTGGCTTCAAAATATTCCGTTCTTCCACAAATCGTTTGGAATTGGATTGCGGACTGGAGGAAAAGAAAT CAATTAGAATATATTGCTTTTGTTGAGGAAAATAACATCCAGAAATTGGAATCTCCGGACTCGTCTCCTCACGACTTAAATATTTCGTTTGGAACTGTAGAGGTCATTGATTGTATTGATGCTGATATCGAG AAGATAGAGCACAGAGTCGGAACCTCAAAAAAAAAGCTTACCCTTTTGTCACCATCCCATCTGCGCGTTCTTTTAGAACAAACCGACTATGGCAAACAAATATTAAAACACGCTACAACGCATAAGCTTTCCGATGCTGGCCAAAAACTAGTTGTGAACACAGTTGCACAATTTCATTTATCCTTAGGACGCAAAACAACAGCAGAAATAATTAATGATCTCAGCGACGTGATTATTTGTGTATTTCCTAAAGAGTCAAAG GAAACCTATTACTTGCCGAAAGCAGGacgatcgaacccaggtgggaagCTGTTTAGCCGAATCAATTATATAAAGCAGTCCGAACGTCAAAGAGCCAATAAAGAAGCTGCACATATTGCTTCCATAATTGAAGATGATTCAAAGTCTCTAGAGTTGACTACGGAAGAGGAAAGCGCAGTGCAGTGGCTCAACCAAAACATTTCTCCTTGGTCAACCGTACTCACACTGTGGGAAATTAGTTTCAGAGCGAGGAAGCAATATTTGAAGCAATCTAATCGCGTGCAGCAGCTGATCAACGAATACCCGCAATTGCAAGAAGAGTTCGGATATCAATTG TTGGACATTGATTATCGAAACCTTGGTTTGGGTGATCCAAGTGAATGTTTTAAAAAGTGGGATACTATTTTCGAGCCAGTTGCACAGTATGTGAATAAGAATGCAAAAGATCCATCGTCAAAGCGCTTGTTGCAAGGTTTAAGAGATGCCAGTTATTCTTCCG ACATACGTTTGCTTCATCTTCTCCATGCTTTGAGTACAGTGCTTATTCCTGTTAAGGCATCAAAGGGATTCAAACCAACAATATCGGTTGCACAATCGGATACTTTCCTGTTGGCTAATAGCAGAGATTCAGGCCGAACAAAACTCCATGATACACTGCAAATATTGGAGAATCTAAAGCTACCTGCTTCTCCAAAATTGGTAGTAATAGGTGAATCTTTGGAAACCGTTACGGGGCAATGCTACGTTATTTACAAAAACCTCGAGTATGAGTTGCCTACTATTAAGCGTGGGCTTGACGTACAATTGAAGCTACAGATAGTGCTAGGTTTACCGGTCTCGAGCCTTTCCAAATTGGTTTGGAATTTCATAGAGAAATTCGTGTATGGATTAGATCCACCGCATGGTAGCTATTTATCTGTAATCAAATTAGCCGATTTCTTGAAAaatgacaacaacaacaattccGTGTAA